A window of Caretta caretta isolate rCarCar2 chromosome 11, rCarCar1.hap1, whole genome shotgun sequence contains these coding sequences:
- the LOC142068499 gene encoding maestro heat-like repeat family member 5, with product MPGYWKEFAIIQFQQGWDTIASRYYYSQGVGLIARAMIECENPQLPAVFREAITIVQSEREEEQRTIAMAFCIEFLQSPSIDTVLTKSELRAQLMEWTKDTNPVICKLSLRGLGSIVFQPEKVRWLQAQLPGTVARFCDRDGGCVKEAMHKAGDIIYLLKREGLGSISQDIAVSLRPFIDDSVHMGEPEQRADYDSVAFCSDTA from the exons atgcccggctactggaaggaatttgccatcATCCAGTTTCAGCAGGGTTGGGACACAATAGCCTCCCGATATTACTACTCACAGGgtgttggcctgattgcaag agccatgatcgagtgtgagaaccctcagctccctgcagttttcagagaggcaatcaccatcgtccagagtgagagggaggaggagcagagaacaatTGCCATGGCTTTCTGTATTGAG tttctccagagtccttccattgacacagtACTGACAAAATCAGAGCTCCGGGCGCAGCTCATGGAATGGACCAAGGACACAAATCCCGTCATATGTaagctcagtctgcgaggccttggcagtattgtgttccagccagaaaag GTGAGATGGTTAcaggcccagctgccaggaaccgtggccaggTTTTGTGACCGGGATGGAGGGTGTGTCAAGGAGGCCATGCACAAAGCTGGAGACATCATCTACCTCCTCaagagggaggggcttggctccatctcccaggacattgcagtcagccttcgccccttcattgatgac tCAGTTCACATGGGGGAACCGGAGCAGCGGGCGGATTATGACTCTGTCGCGTTCTGCTCTGATACTGCCTAG